In the Solanum pennellii chromosome 5, SPENNV200 genome, one interval contains:
- the LOC107020325 gene encoding paired amphipathic helix protein Sin3-like 3 isoform X1, whose product MSSQLKRPIVVSSRGEPSGQSPMMGGGSANKLTTNDALSYLKSVKEIFQDRRDKYDEFLDVMKDFKSQRIDTSGVIARVKDLFKGHRTLILGFNTFLPKGYEITNPEDEAPVKKPVEFEEAISFVNKIKTRFQGDDFVYKSFLDILNLYRKENKAIAEVYNEVSYLFRGHADLLEEFTHFLPDAMAAARARNAQAHRAPIMRYDEKSSSMTAARHMHVEKKATSLVVRENAIDRSDPEYEETTMRTERERREQQYEDRELDRKSVHRDVAVDQFEPSMQDHGFAYCERVKERLQDMGERKQFFKCLNFYCKEGVTRTQLQSGVSSLLQKHPDLMEGFDEFISHCERTDGYLAAILSKTQSLWSDELNPKSEKLEDRDKDRDCEWEERNRLRETRERDRPVAYATRDAQGQKMSLYSKDKYAAKPIHELDLSNCDSCSPSYRLLPKNYPIPLASQKTDIGAEVLNDHWVSVTSGSEDYSFKHMRKNQYEESLFRCEDDRFELDMLLESVNATTRRVEELLNKINDNTISSDSHIRIEEHFTALNLRCIERLYGDHGLDVMDVLRKNASLALPVILTRLKQKQEEWARCRSDFNKVWAEIYAKNYHKSLDHRSFYFKQQDTKSLSTKALLAEIKEISENKCKEDDVLLSVAAGNGQPIITHLEFEYPDSDIHEDLYQIIKYSCIEVCTREQLDKVMKIWTTFLEPIFGVLRPPQGEVDGVDVEKAKNLNAKDKTAIEGKRVGSPASGSGMNCRQSSSRNGDELPTSEHVISSRVQIADGENGFKDDSSPNVNGVMLKITTSKNLLHHGKSDANLNMADGASGLSRDVFCADQLVLSNSTTVGESHGRVCIETASGHGAGTSRPSGSTIKREPEIVSSNDSKDGGFVDPKAEGIKVEKCLEESVGKCKLEREEGELTPNGDFEDNFTPSSEGGQNVSHSLKGSSSSKLYQSGHGEEKNCGGDRGCENDADEEGEASAHGTSEDSENASENCDVSGSESANGEGSHEEREEDGDNDVNNNKVESEGEVEGTADAHDAEGDGAVMPFSERLLHTSRPLTKHVPSIFHVREKESRIFYGNDSFYVLFRLHQTLYERLQKAKSHSSSAEHRWRVSNAINPTESYSRFRSALYNLLDGSSDNAKFEDDCRAIIGAQSYLLFTLDKLIYKIVKQLQTIATDELEGKLLQLYTYEISRKSSTFSDVVYHENVRALLHDETIYRIACSSKTTRLSIQLMDYVYEKPEMSAVTMDPNFSAYMSNELLSVIPQKENPGVFLTRNKRKSGVRDETFTSEAMEGLKFFNGLECKIACSSSKVSYVLDTEDFLIRSRKRRRILKENLLSNGHSECLNKSNKIQRFRRLLSVEHAHFA is encoded by the exons ATGAGTTCTCAACTCAAACGCCCTATTGTTGTTTCATCTCGTGGTGAACC TTCTGGGCAATCTCCAATGATGGGGGGAGGTAGCGCGAACAAGCTAACAACAAATGATGCACTTTCGTATCTCAAGTCAGTGAAGGAAATTTTTCAGGACAGAAGGGACAAGTATGATGAGTTTCTTGATGTCATGAAAGATTTCAAGTCTCAAAG AATTGATACTTCTGGTGTCATAGCGAGGGTGAAGGATTTATTCAAAGGGCATCGAACCTTAATTTTGGGTTTCAATACATTTTTGCCCAAGGGATATGAGATCACTAATCCAGAGGATGAAGCTCCAGTGAAAAAACCAGTTGAATTTGAAGAAGCAATCAGTTTTGTAAACAAGATAAAG ACTAGATTTCAAGGCGATGATTTCGTATATAAGTCGtttcttgatattttgaatttgtatagaAAGGAAAACAAGGCTATTGCAGAAGTTTATAACGAG GTCTCCTACCTTTTCCGTGGCCATGCTGATTTGCTTGAAGAGTTCACCCACTTTTTACCTGATGCCATGGCAGCAGCCCGAGCTCGTAATGCTCAAGCTCATAGGGCCCCTATCATGCGTTATGATGAGAAAAGCTCTTCGATGACTGCAGCAAGGCACATGCATGTTGAGAAG AAGGCTACTTCACTAGTTGTCCGGGAGAATGCTATTGATCGGTCTGATCCAGAATATGAAGAAACAACGATGAGAACTGAAAGGGAAAGAAGGGAACAACAGTATGAGGATAGAGAGCTGGACAGAAAATCTGTTCATAGAGATGTTGCTGTTGACCAGTTTGAACCCA GTATGCAGGACCATGGTTTTGCTTACTGTGAGCGGGTTAAGGAAAGGTTACAGGATATGGGAGAacgaaaacaattttttaagtGCCTTAATTTCTATTGCAAAGAAGGGGTTACAAGAACACAATTACAATCTGGG GTTAGCAGCTTACTTCAGAAACATCCAGATCTCATGGAAGGATTTGATGAATTTATTTCTCATTGTGAGAGGACAG ATGGATATCTTGCTGCTATTCTGAGCAAAACAC AGTCCTTATGGAGTGATGAACTCAATCCCAAGTCTGAGAAATTAGAAGACAGGGACAAAGACCGAGATTGCGAGTGGGAAGAAAGAAATAGACTTCGTGAGACAAGAGAAAGAGATAGACCTGTTGCTTATGCAACTAGAGATGCACAAGGGCAGAAGATGTCGTTGTATAGCAAGGATAAATACGCAGCAAAACCTATACATGAACTTGATCTCTCCAACTGTGACAGTTGCTCCCCAAGTTATCGGCTTCTTCCAAAGAAT TATCCAATTCCTTTAGCGAGTCAGAAAACAGATATTGGTGCCGAAGTATTAAATGATCACTGGGTATCCGTAACATCAGGAAGTGAGGATTACTCTTTTAAACATATGCGCAAAAACCAGTATGAAGAGAGCTTGTTCCGATGCGAAGATGACAG GTTTGAGCTGGATATGCTTTTAGAGTCTGTCAATGCAACAACAAGACGCGTTGAAGAATTGCTCAACAAGATCAATGATAATACTATTTCGAGTGATAGTCATATCCGTATTGAAGAACATTTTACTG CTCTGAATCTAAGGTGCATTGAACGTCTTTACGGTGACCATGGGCTTGATGTTATGGATGTGTTGAGGAAGAATGCATCACTTGCCCTTCCAGTTATACTTACTCGCTTAAAGCAGAAACAAGAGGAGTGGGCGAGGTGTCGTTCTGATTTTAATAAAGTTTGGGCTGAGATTTATGCTAAGAACTATCACAAATCACTGGATCATCGTAGCTTTTATTTCAAACAGCAGGACACAAAAAGCTTGAGCACTAAAG CACTGCTGGCTGAGATCAAAGAAATTAGTGAAAATAAGTGCAAAGAAGATGATGTGCTGCTATCTGTTGCTGCTGGAAATGGGCAACCAATTATCACACATCTGGAGTTCGAGTATCCTGATTCTGACATCCACGAAGACCTTTATCAAATCATCAAGTATTCATGTATAGAAGTTTGTACAAGAGAACAGTTGGATAAAGTCATGAAGATTTGGACCACCTTCCTGGAACCAATATTTGGTGTTCTTCGTCCGCCTCAGGGTGAAGTGGATGGTGTAGATGTTGAAAAGGCTAAAaatcttaatgctaaagataAAACTGCAATTGAAGGGAAAAGGGTTGGTAGCCCTGCCAGTGGCTCGGGCATGAATTGCAGACAAAGCAGTTCCAGGAATGGAGATGAACTGCCTACATCTGAGCATGTAATTTCTTCCAGAGTTCAGATAGCAGATGGTGAAAATGGGTTCAAGGATGATAGCTCTCCTAATGTAAATGGTGTAATGCTGAAAATCACAACTTCGAAGAACCTCCTTCATCATGGAAAGTCAGACGCTAATCTAAACATGGCAGATGGGGCATCTGGTCTCAGCAGAGATGTTTTTTGTGCTGACCAGCTAGTGCTTTCAAACAGCACTACTGTGGGGGAAAGCCATGGAAGAGTCTGTATAGAAACTGCTTCAG GGCATGGTGCAGGCACTTCCAGACCTAGTGGTTCCACAATCAAACGTGAACCTGAGATAGTATCGTCTAATGACTCGAAG GACGGAGGGTTCGTGGACCCAAAGGCAGAAGGTATCAAAGTTGAGAAATGTCTTGAAGAATCCGTAGGAAAATGTAAACTTGAGCGAGAAGAGGGTGAATTAACTCCAAATGGTGATTTTGAGGATAATTTTACACCATCGAGTGAAGGTGGTCAAAATGTATCGCATAGTTTAAAGGGAAGTTCAAGTAGTAAGCTATACCAAAGTGGACatggagaagaaaaaaattgcgGTGGAGACAGAGGATGTGAGAATGATGCTGATGAAGAAGGCGAAGCGAGTGCTCATGGGACATCAGAGGACAGTGAGAATGCTTCTGAGAATTGTGATGTTTCAGGTAGTGAGTCTGCTAATGGAGAAGGTTCTCATGAAGAGCGTGAAGAAGATGGGGACAATGATGTGAATAATAACAAGGTAGAGAGTGAAGGAGAGGTGGAAGGTACTGCTGATGCCCATGATGCTGAAGGAGATGGTGCTGTTATGCCATTTTCAGAACGCCTTCTACATACATCCAGGCCTCTAACCAAGCACGTTCCTTCTATATTTCATGTCAGGGAGAAGGAATCACGTATATTTTATGGAAATGATTCATTTTATGTGCTGTTCAGACTTCACCAG ACATTGTATGAAAGACTACAGAAAGCAAAATCACATTCTTCATCAGCTGAACACAGATGGAGAGTCTCGAATGCAATCAACCCCACTGAATCATATTCCAG ATTCAGGAGTGCACTTTATAACCTACTTGATGGTTCCTCTGACAATGCAAAGTTCGAGGATGACTGCCGAGCTATTATTGGGGCTCAGTCATATCTTCTCTTCACCTTAGACAAGCTGATATACAAAATTGTCAAACAG CTTCAGACAATTGCAACTGATGAGTTGGAAGGTAAACTTCTCCAACTATATACATATGAAATCTCGAGAAAGTCTAGCACATTTTCAGATGTAGTTTACCATGAAAATGTGCGTGCCCTTCTTCACGACGAGACCATATACAGAATAGCATGT TCATCTAAAACAACACGTCTTTCCATACAACTCATGGACTATGTTTACGAAAAGCCTGAGATGTCTGCTGTTACGATGGACCCAAATTTTTCAGCTTATATGAGCAATGAACTCCTCTCTGTTATTCCTCAGAAGGAGAACCCTGGGGTGTTCTTGACAAG AAATAAACGGAAGTCAGGAGTTAGAGATGAAACTTTTACATCCGAGGCTATGGAAGgacttaaattttttaatggtCTAGAATGTAAGATAGCATGCAGTTCATCAAAG GTCTCTTACGTCTTAGACACTGAAGATTTCTTGATACGTTCAAGAAAAAGGCGAAGAATATTAAAGGAGAATCTTTTGTCTAATGGCCATTCAGAGTGTTTGAACAAGTCTAATAAAATACAACGCTTCCGCAGATTGCTTTCAGTTGAACATGCTCATTTTGCATAA
- the LOC107020325 gene encoding paired amphipathic helix protein Sin3-like 4 isoform X4 gives MSSQLKRPIVVSSRGEPSGQSPMMGGGSANKLTTNDALSYLKSVKEIFQDRRDKYDEFLDVMKDFKSQRIDTSGVIARVKDLFKGHRTLILGFNTFLPKGYEITNPEDEAPVKKPVEFEEAISFVNKIKTRFQGDDFVYKSFLDILNLYRKENKAIAEVYNEVSYLFRGHADLLEEFTHFLPDAMAAARARNAQAHRAPIMRYDEKSSSMTAARHMHVEKKATSLVVRENAIDRSDPEYEETTMRTERERREQQYEDRELDRKSVHRDVAVDQFEPSMQDHGFAYCERVKERLQDMGERKQFFKCLNFYCKEGVTRTQLQSGVSSLLQKHPDLMEGFDEFISHCERTDGYLAAILSKTQSLWSDELNPKSEKLEDRDKDRDCEWEERNRLRETRERDRPVAYATRDAQGQKMSLYSKDKYAAKPIHELDLSNCDSCSPSYRLLPKNYPIPLASQKTDIGAEVLNDHWVSVTSGSEDYSFKHMRKNQYEESLFRCEDDRFELDMLLESVNATTRRVEELLNKINDNTISSDSHIRIEEHFTALNLRCIERLYGDHGLDVMDVLRKNASLALPVILTRLKQKQEEWARCRSDFNKVWAEIYAKNYHKSLDHRSFYFKQQDTKSLSTKALLAEIKEISENKCKEDDVLLSVAAGNGQPIITHLEFEYPDSDIHEDLYQIIKYSCIEVCTREQLDKVMKIWTTFLEPIFGVLRPPQGEVDGVDVEKAKNLNAKDKTAIEGKRVGSPASGSGMNCRQSSSRNGDELPTSEHVISSRVQIADGENGFKDDSSPNVNGVMLKITTSKNLLHHGKSDANLNMADGASGLSRDVFCADQLVLSNSTTVGESHGRVCIETASGSWAAAYSGMVQALPDLVVPQSNVNLR, from the exons ATGAGTTCTCAACTCAAACGCCCTATTGTTGTTTCATCTCGTGGTGAACC TTCTGGGCAATCTCCAATGATGGGGGGAGGTAGCGCGAACAAGCTAACAACAAATGATGCACTTTCGTATCTCAAGTCAGTGAAGGAAATTTTTCAGGACAGAAGGGACAAGTATGATGAGTTTCTTGATGTCATGAAAGATTTCAAGTCTCAAAG AATTGATACTTCTGGTGTCATAGCGAGGGTGAAGGATTTATTCAAAGGGCATCGAACCTTAATTTTGGGTTTCAATACATTTTTGCCCAAGGGATATGAGATCACTAATCCAGAGGATGAAGCTCCAGTGAAAAAACCAGTTGAATTTGAAGAAGCAATCAGTTTTGTAAACAAGATAAAG ACTAGATTTCAAGGCGATGATTTCGTATATAAGTCGtttcttgatattttgaatttgtatagaAAGGAAAACAAGGCTATTGCAGAAGTTTATAACGAG GTCTCCTACCTTTTCCGTGGCCATGCTGATTTGCTTGAAGAGTTCACCCACTTTTTACCTGATGCCATGGCAGCAGCCCGAGCTCGTAATGCTCAAGCTCATAGGGCCCCTATCATGCGTTATGATGAGAAAAGCTCTTCGATGACTGCAGCAAGGCACATGCATGTTGAGAAG AAGGCTACTTCACTAGTTGTCCGGGAGAATGCTATTGATCGGTCTGATCCAGAATATGAAGAAACAACGATGAGAACTGAAAGGGAAAGAAGGGAACAACAGTATGAGGATAGAGAGCTGGACAGAAAATCTGTTCATAGAGATGTTGCTGTTGACCAGTTTGAACCCA GTATGCAGGACCATGGTTTTGCTTACTGTGAGCGGGTTAAGGAAAGGTTACAGGATATGGGAGAacgaaaacaattttttaagtGCCTTAATTTCTATTGCAAAGAAGGGGTTACAAGAACACAATTACAATCTGGG GTTAGCAGCTTACTTCAGAAACATCCAGATCTCATGGAAGGATTTGATGAATTTATTTCTCATTGTGAGAGGACAG ATGGATATCTTGCTGCTATTCTGAGCAAAACAC AGTCCTTATGGAGTGATGAACTCAATCCCAAGTCTGAGAAATTAGAAGACAGGGACAAAGACCGAGATTGCGAGTGGGAAGAAAGAAATAGACTTCGTGAGACAAGAGAAAGAGATAGACCTGTTGCTTATGCAACTAGAGATGCACAAGGGCAGAAGATGTCGTTGTATAGCAAGGATAAATACGCAGCAAAACCTATACATGAACTTGATCTCTCCAACTGTGACAGTTGCTCCCCAAGTTATCGGCTTCTTCCAAAGAAT TATCCAATTCCTTTAGCGAGTCAGAAAACAGATATTGGTGCCGAAGTATTAAATGATCACTGGGTATCCGTAACATCAGGAAGTGAGGATTACTCTTTTAAACATATGCGCAAAAACCAGTATGAAGAGAGCTTGTTCCGATGCGAAGATGACAG GTTTGAGCTGGATATGCTTTTAGAGTCTGTCAATGCAACAACAAGACGCGTTGAAGAATTGCTCAACAAGATCAATGATAATACTATTTCGAGTGATAGTCATATCCGTATTGAAGAACATTTTACTG CTCTGAATCTAAGGTGCATTGAACGTCTTTACGGTGACCATGGGCTTGATGTTATGGATGTGTTGAGGAAGAATGCATCACTTGCCCTTCCAGTTATACTTACTCGCTTAAAGCAGAAACAAGAGGAGTGGGCGAGGTGTCGTTCTGATTTTAATAAAGTTTGGGCTGAGATTTATGCTAAGAACTATCACAAATCACTGGATCATCGTAGCTTTTATTTCAAACAGCAGGACACAAAAAGCTTGAGCACTAAAG CACTGCTGGCTGAGATCAAAGAAATTAGTGAAAATAAGTGCAAAGAAGATGATGTGCTGCTATCTGTTGCTGCTGGAAATGGGCAACCAATTATCACACATCTGGAGTTCGAGTATCCTGATTCTGACATCCACGAAGACCTTTATCAAATCATCAAGTATTCATGTATAGAAGTTTGTACAAGAGAACAGTTGGATAAAGTCATGAAGATTTGGACCACCTTCCTGGAACCAATATTTGGTGTTCTTCGTCCGCCTCAGGGTGAAGTGGATGGTGTAGATGTTGAAAAGGCTAAAaatcttaatgctaaagataAAACTGCAATTGAAGGGAAAAGGGTTGGTAGCCCTGCCAGTGGCTCGGGCATGAATTGCAGACAAAGCAGTTCCAGGAATGGAGATGAACTGCCTACATCTGAGCATGTAATTTCTTCCAGAGTTCAGATAGCAGATGGTGAAAATGGGTTCAAGGATGATAGCTCTCCTAATGTAAATGGTGTAATGCTGAAAATCACAACTTCGAAGAACCTCCTTCATCATGGAAAGTCAGACGCTAATCTAAACATGGCAGATGGGGCATCTGGTCTCAGCAGAGATGTTTTTTGTGCTGACCAGCTAGTGCTTTCAAACAGCACTACTGTGGGGGAAAGCCATGGAAGAGTCTGTATAGAAACTGCTTCAGGTTCATGGGCTGCTGCCTACTCT GGCATGGTGCAGGCACTTCCAGACCTAGTGGTTCCACAATCAAACGTGAACCTGAGATAG